TGAAACGCTGGTCAGCCGCTACAAAGAGACGAGACGAAGGCATCCCCTGGCGCCGGAGGGGCGGATTACAGAAGGAATTGCAAGAGAGCGCAAAAAACTTGAAGAAATGCGTGGCCGTGCGGACTGGATCATAAACACCAGCAGGATGAAGCCAACCGAGCTGCGAAATCAGATTATTGAACGGTTTTCCTATGCGGATGAATCCAAGCTGAACATACAGATTCTATCGTTTGGGTTCAAACATGGGGTTCCGATTGATGCGGATCTGGTATTTGACGTGCGGTTCCTGCCGAATCCGCATTATGTGGAATCCTTGCGCCCGCTAACCGGCAAAAATCAGGAAGTGTACGACTATGTAATGAAATGGCCGGTTACTCAACAGTTTGTCGAAAAATTAATCGATATGGTGGACTTTTTACTGCCCCATTTTGAGAAAGAAGGCAAACAGCAGGTTGTGATCGCAATCGGCTGTACGGGCGGTCAACACCGTTCTGTTTCGATTGCAGAACTGCTATACAATCATCTGCAAAAAAAAGGGATGGTCGTCGTGATTCACCGCGACTGTGAAAAGGAACGATAAGATGATAAAAAAGTGGTGGCTGCTTGCCTGGACACTGTGCGTGTTTGGCCTGGGTCTGATCACGGCGGGAGCGGGACTTAAATCGGTTACGGGGCAGGCATCGGTAATCGGATTAGCCTGTCTGCTGGTTGGATCAGGACTGTTGTCGCTCGGTTGGTGGCGGGATGAACAGCTTGGGCGAAAGGAACTGTTGGCAAAGCTGGGGCGTCCCAAGATTGTCGTAATCGGGGGCGGCACCGGGTTGTCCGTCCTGCTCCGGGGATTAAAAGAATATGAAGTGGATATTACGGCTGTAGTAACCGTGGCGGATGACGGCGGGTCTTCCGGCAGGCTTCGATCCGATTTGCGTATCCCGCCGCCGGGCGATATCCGTAACTGCCTGGTGGCTCTCGCAGACACAGAACCGTTGCTGGAAAAGCTTTTTCAGCAGCGATTTCAAACGGGTGAAGGGTTGGCGGGACACAGTTTTGGAAATCTGTTCATTGCCGCCATGACGGACGTAACGGGTGACTTTGAAACGGCGATCCGGGAAACATCCCGCGTGTTGGCTGTTCGCGGGCGCGTGCTGCCGGCTTCCGGGCAGGAGATTGTGTTGAAAGCGCATATGACGGATGGAACAATCGTAGCCGGTGAATCGCAAATACCAAATGTGGGCAAAAAGATTGAAAAAGTAGAAATCGAGCCGGCTGATGCGAGCCCGCTTCCGGAAGTGATTCATGCGTTACAACAGGCGGATGCGATTCTGGTCGGTCCGGGCAGTCTTTACACCAGCATTCTGCCGAATCTGTTGGTCCCCGGCATGGCGGATACAATCCGTGCTTCCAAAGCGAAAAAAGTGTATATCTGCAATGTGATGACACAACCGGGTGAAACAGACGATTATACAGCCTCGATGCATCTAAAAGCGATCCATGATCATGTGGGAAGCGGCTTGTTTGATTATGTGTTTGTCAACTCCGCTCCGATACCGCCTGCCGTTATTGAACAATACCGGGAAAAACGGGCGGCGCCTGTAGAGGCGGATACTTGGAATCTGCAACAGATGGGCCTGCAAGTTGTCGCGCGAAATTTTCTGCATTACGCAATTTATGCCCGTCACGACGCGAAACAGATCAGTGAACAGGTATTGTCTATCTTGACGAAGAATATATAAGAAATGACGGCACCCAGGAGGCAGCTATGTCATTTGCATCTCGAACAAAAAAGGAACTGACCCAGCTGGAGACAAAAGTATGCTGTCAGAAAGCGGAGTTGTCAGCAATGGTCCGTTTAAACGGGCAACTGTCGGAAGGTCGACGCCCCGTTTTGGATATATCAACGGAGAATGCTGCCATTGCGCGGCGAATTTATACGTTGATGCGAAAGATGTTCGACGTTCACGCAGAAGTGTTGGTCCGCAAAAAAATGCGCCTCAAGAAAAACAACATCTACATGGTCCGAGTACCGTTTCGGGTGCAGGAGATCCTTTCTGAATTGAAAATTGCCGAAAACGGTGTAAAATATAAACAGGGAATCGATCAGGAATTATTTGCAAAATCCTGTTGCAAGCGTTCCTATTTGCGAGGGGCCTTTCTGGCCGCCGGATCGGTCAATGATCCGGAGAGCAATTCCTACCATTTGGAAATCGCCCTTAACAGTTCCATGTATGCGCATTCATTGTTGGAACTCGTCAATGAATTCGATCTGCACGCCAAACTGATCGAACGGAAACGGGTGCACGTGGTGTACATCAAGGAAGGCGAGAAGATTATTGAGTTTTTGAATATTATAGGAGCGCATCAGGCACTCCTGCGGTTTGAGGATGTCCGTATTTTAAAAGGCATGAGAAATCAAGTCAATCGGTTAGTCAACTGTGAAACGGCCAATCTGAACAAGACGATTCATGCCGCTGTCCGCCAAATCGAGAATATCCGATTGGTTGAGCAGCAAATCGGTCTGGGAAATTTACCGCCGCACTTAAAAGAGGTGGCGGAACTCCGATTAAAATATCCAGACATCAATTTGAAAGAATTAGGTTCGATGCTGGCGGGAAATGTTTCAAAATCGGGAGTCAATCATCGATTGCGCAAATTGGAACAAATGGCTGAGAAGTTAAGGGAGGGATCCGTGTGATAGAGAAAAGCGTCCAGGTCAACCTGCGGGCAGGTTTGCATGCACGTCCGGCGGCCCTGTTCGTGCAGGCAGCAAATCGCTTTTCTAGTGAGATTGTGGTTGAAAAAGCAGGTAAGCCGGTTAATGCGAAAAGCATTATGGGAATTATGTCGCTGGCTATTGCAAAGGGATCGACCGTTATTATTCGGGCAAACGGATCGGATGAAGAACAGGCAGTTGAAACGTTGGCTGAAATGATCAGCCGGGAAGAATAGGGATGGTTATGAATCCGCTCGATTGGACCCATGCGTGGGATGACAACGAAATGATGATGTATATCGGTAAGGACGAAGAAGGCCGGGAAAAAATTTTTATGCAGGTGTCCCGGTTTGTGGAAAACGGACAAGCCAGGCAGCAGGAAATTTTGTACGACCGGGAGATTGGCTGGTTGAACCCGGAAATCATTCGGGGCGTGGATCGGGATGCGTGGGAAGAGAAGCAGCTTCGCTGGTTTTTGGACACACATCCGGACCTGGTAGAACGGGAAAAAGCGTTTCTGAAAGAGTGGGAAAAACAAAATTCCGAAGGGTAAAGCAAGCGATTGGCATGCGAAAAACAGCATGCTTTTTTGTATGAGTACAAAAATGGAAGATGGATTACGGAATGAACAGTGTCTTTGTGATAAACTGGGGATGAATTTGCGGATTCCATAGGGGGAGGGAATGAAATGAGCAAAAGAGTGTTGATTGTTACGGGGGACGCAGTGGAAGTATTGGAATTGATGTATCCGTATTACCGTTGTTTGGAGGAAGGCATCGACGTCACGATCGCATCTCCCAACAAGAAAAAATTGTATACCGTTGTTCATGATCGCACGGAAGGAATTGAAACATCTACGGAAAAACCGGGTTATGCAATTGACTCCCATATCTCATTTCGGGATGTGAATCCGGCTGACTATGACGGTCTGATTATCCCGGGCGGACGGGCGCCTGAATACATCCGGCTCGATCCGAATCTGCCAAAGATCATCGCGCATTTCTTTGAAGCAAATAAACCGATCGGAGCCATTTGCCATGCCGCTCAAGTATTTACGGTCGTAAAACCGTATCTGGAGGGACGTAAGGTGAGTGCCGTGATCGGTATTAAACCGGATGTGGAAGCTTGCGGCGCCACTTACGTAAATGACCGTGTGCATGTGGACGGACAGTTGGTTTCCGCTTTCGCATGGCCGGATTTGCCAGGATTCATGCGGGAATTCTTCCGGGTATTAAACCGATAAAGGACGGAAAGACAATAGAATAGAAAGAGCCGCCAGTTTGGGCGACTCTCTCTATTCTTGTCCCATTTAGATCGGATATTACAGCGAGCGGGAAGTGCCGGAAGCTGCAGAGTCCGCTTCGCCAGGCTGGTTGACAGCTTCCAGTGACCGTCCGGTCGTACGAGGTCCTAAAATGCCAATGTCTAACATGATCAGAACCATGGCGGCTGCGACCACACCAAACATACTGGTTGCCCCGTAATTTTTCAGTACCGGCAGCATTACCAACGGCATCAAACCACTTGTCAAACGGCTCAGGCTGTAAGCGGTACCAGCCGCCGTAGCGCGAATCGAAGTAGGGAAAATTTCAGCCTGGTAGGTATGCAACCCATTGGAAAACACGTTGCTGATTAACGTATACAGGAATCCGAACAGAACAATGCTGTTTTCTGAAGTGGAATACCCGAACAACAGACCGAACACCGCCATACCCAACGCGGAAAAAACAATTAACCATTTGCGGTCGATTCGCTCAATCACAAACAGAGAAAGGAACGAACCGATCGGGTAGCCGATAAAGGTCAAAGCGGTAAATTCCAGCGAACTGACAATCGTGTATCCTTTTTGGCCCAGAACAATCGGAACCAGTGAACCGAATCCGTAGTATCCGATGGTTTGCAAAATTTGGAAGATCCATAACATCACCGTTCGTTTCCGATAAGTCGGACTGAACAACAGACGGGTCGGAACGGACGTTGCCCGGTGAGTTTCGGAAACAGCAGATGCGCGGGAAGCGCCAGAAGAAGTCAACCGATTGTTCTTCTCAAACTGATCGACCAGTTGATGGGCCTCCTGTACACGTCCAACCGATTCCAGCCAACGGGGAGATTCCGGAAGACTGCCGCGAAGCAGCCAGATGATCACCGCTCCGATTGCTCCAATTACAAACAGCCAACGCCAGCCGTCGAATCCCATTGGCTGCATGGGCACCAATCCACGCGCTAGGAACCCGATACAAGGAACTCCGAGAAACCCAAACGTATACGCCCAAGCAATGTAACGACCGCGATTTTTGGCGGGCAGAAGTTCGCTTAAATACGTGTCACTGAGCGGCAGTTCCGCACCGAGTCCAAGACCAGCCAGAAAGCGGAACAGAATCAGCAAAGTCGCGTTGGGGCTAAATGCACCAAGAAATGTAAAAATCGAATAAATGCCAAGATTGATCATAAACGCTTTTTTGCGGCCGACGCGATCGGCCAGGTTGTTTAGCACAATGGATCCGATAAACATGCCGAGGAAACTCGATCCCAATAACAAAGGGAGCTGTGCGCTGCTCACATGGAACTGTTTCGTCAAAACGGAGCCCAGTGTACCTGACAGAAAAATGTCATACAGATCGAAAAACATACCAATTCCAATCAAAAACATGGCTTTTCTGTGTACAGGACTAATCGGAAGACGATCCATACGCGATGAAACGGATTCTGCCTGCATGAAACCACCACCTAGAGAAAATATTTTAATTACATAATAGAATTTTTTAAACAATAAGAAA
The sequence above is a segment of the Effusibacillus dendaii genome. Coding sequences within it:
- the rapZ gene encoding RNase adapter RapZ — its product is MHTSVKILVLTGLSGAGKSVALQCFEDLGFFCIDNLPPALIPKLGDLVYQSDGKVAKVALVCDLRARAFDKELFDAVKELEEHSGITCQVIYMEADDETLVSRYKETRRRHPLAPEGRITEGIARERKKLEEMRGRADWIINTSRMKPTELRNQIIERFSYADESKLNIQILSFGFKHGVPIDADLVFDVRFLPNPHYVESLRPLTGKNQEVYDYVMKWPVTQQFVEKLIDMVDFLLPHFEKEGKQQVVIAIGCTGGQHRSVSIAELLYNHLQKKGMVVVIHRDCEKER
- a CDS encoding gluconeogenesis factor YvcK family protein is translated as MIKKWWLLAWTLCVFGLGLITAGAGLKSVTGQASVIGLACLLVGSGLLSLGWWRDEQLGRKELLAKLGRPKIVVIGGGTGLSVLLRGLKEYEVDITAVVTVADDGGSSGRLRSDLRIPPPGDIRNCLVALADTEPLLEKLFQQRFQTGEGLAGHSFGNLFIAAMTDVTGDFETAIRETSRVLAVRGRVLPASGQEIVLKAHMTDGTIVAGESQIPNVGKKIEKVEIEPADASPLPEVIHALQQADAILVGPGSLYTSILPNLLVPGMADTIRASKAKKVYICNVMTQPGETDDYTASMHLKAIHDHVGSGLFDYVFVNSAPIPPAVIEQYREKRAAPVEADTWNLQQMGLQVVARNFLHYAIYARHDAKQISEQVLSILTKNI
- the whiA gene encoding DNA-binding protein WhiA, with protein sequence MSFASRTKKELTQLETKVCCQKAELSAMVRLNGQLSEGRRPVLDISTENAAIARRIYTLMRKMFDVHAEVLVRKKMRLKKNNIYMVRVPFRVQEILSELKIAENGVKYKQGIDQELFAKSCCKRSYLRGAFLAAGSVNDPESNSYHLEIALNSSMYAHSLLELVNEFDLHAKLIERKRVHVVYIKEGEKIIEFLNIIGAHQALLRFEDVRILKGMRNQVNRLVNCETANLNKTIHAAVRQIENIRLVEQQIGLGNLPPHLKEVAELRLKYPDINLKELGSMLAGNVSKSGVNHRLRKLEQMAEKLREGSV
- a CDS encoding HPr family phosphocarrier protein is translated as MIEKSVQVNLRAGLHARPAALFVQAANRFSSEIVVEKAGKPVNAKSIMGIMSLAIAKGSTVIIRANGSDEEQAVETLAEMISREE
- a CDS encoding DJ-1/PfpI family protein translates to MSKRVLIVTGDAVEVLELMYPYYRCLEEGIDVTIASPNKKKLYTVVHDRTEGIETSTEKPGYAIDSHISFRDVNPADYDGLIIPGGRAPEYIRLDPNLPKIIAHFFEANKPIGAICHAAQVFTVVKPYLEGRKVSAVIGIKPDVEACGATYVNDRVHVDGQLVSAFAWPDLPGFMREFFRVLNR
- a CDS encoding MFS transporter, which encodes MQAESVSSRMDRLPISPVHRKAMFLIGIGMFFDLYDIFLSGTLGSVLTKQFHVSSAQLPLLLGSSFLGMFIGSIVLNNLADRVGRKKAFMINLGIYSIFTFLGAFSPNATLLILFRFLAGLGLGAELPLSDTYLSELLPAKNRGRYIAWAYTFGFLGVPCIGFLARGLVPMQPMGFDGWRWLFVIGAIGAVIIWLLRGSLPESPRWLESVGRVQEAHQLVDQFEKNNRLTSSGASRASAVSETHRATSVPTRLLFSPTYRKRTVMLWIFQILQTIGYYGFGSLVPIVLGQKGYTIVSSLEFTALTFIGYPIGSFLSLFVIERIDRKWLIVFSALGMAVFGLLFGYSTSENSIVLFGFLYTLISNVFSNGLHTYQAEIFPTSIRATAAGTAYSLSRLTSGLMPLVMLPVLKNYGATSMFGVVAAAMVLIMLDIGILGPRTTGRSLEAVNQPGEADSAASGTSRSL